Proteins from a genomic interval of Balaenoptera musculus isolate JJ_BM4_2016_0621 chromosome 16, mBalMus1.pri.v3, whole genome shotgun sequence:
- the BTRC gene encoding F-box/WD repeat-containing protein 1A isoform X8 produces MDPAEAVLQEKALKFMTYNSCARLCLNQETVCLASTAMKTENCVAKTKLANGTSSMIVPKQRKLSASYEKEKELCVKYFEQWSESDQVEFVEHLISQMCHYQHGHINSYLKPMLQRDFITALPARGLDHIAENILSYLDAKSLCAAELVCKEWYRVTSDGMLWKKLIERMVRTDSLWRGLAERRGWGQYLFKNKPPDGTAPPNSFYRALYPKIIQDIETIESNWRCGRHSLQRIHCRSETSKGVYCLQYDDQKIVSGLRDNTIKIWDKSTLECKRILTGHTGSVLCLQYDERVIITGSSDSTVRVWDVNTGEMLNTLIHHCEAVLHLRFNNGMMVTCSKDRSIAVWDMASPTDITLRRVLVGHRAAVNVVDFDDKYIVSASGDRTIKVWNTSTCEFVRTLNGHKRGIACLQYRDRLVVSGSSDNTIRLWDIECGACLRVLEGHEELVRCIRFDNKRIVSGAYDGKIKVWDLVAALDPRAPAGTLCLRTLVEHSGRVFRLQFDEFQIVSSSHDDTILIWDFLNDPAAQAEPPRSPSRTYTYISR; encoded by the exons ACAAAACTTGCCAATGGCACTTCCAGTATGATTGTGCCCAAGCAACGGAAACTCTCGGCAAGCtatgagaaggaaaaggaactgTGTGTCAAATATTTTGAGCAGTGGTCAGAGTCCGATCAAGTGGAATTTGTGGAACATCTTATATCCCAAATGTGTCATTACCAACATGGGCACATAAACTCGTATCTTAAACCTATGTTGCAGAGGGATTTCATAACTGCTCTGCCAG CTCGGGGTTTAGATCACATCGCTGAGAACATTCTGTCATACCTGGATGCCAAATCACTATGTGCTGCTGAACTTGTGTGCAAGGAATGGTACCGAGTGACATCTGATGGCATGTTATGGAAGAAGCTCATCGAGAGAATGGTCAGGACAGATTCTCTGTGGAGAGGCCTGGCAGAACGAAGAGGGTG gGGACAGTATTTATTCAAAAACAAACCTCCTGATGGGACTGCTCCTCCCAACTCTTTTTATAGAGCACTTTATCCTAAAATCATACAAGATATTGAG ACAATAGAATCTAATTGGAGATGCGGAAGACATAGCTTACAGAGAATCCACTGCCGAAGTGAAACAAGCAAAGGAGTTTATTGTTTACAGTATGATGATCAGAAGATAGTAAGCGGCCTTCGAGACAACACAATCAAG ATCTGGGATAAAAGCACATTGGAATGCAAGCGAATTCTCACAGGCCACACAGGTTCTGTCCTGTGTCTCCAGTATGACGAGAGGGTGATCATAACTGGATCATCGGATTCCACAGTCAG GGTGTGGGATGTAAATACAGGTGAAATGCTAAACACATTGATTCACCATTGTGAAGCAGTTCTGCACTTGCGTTTCAATAATGGCATGATGGTGACCTGTTCCAAAGACCGTTCCATTGCGGTGTGGGATATGGCCTCCCCAACTGACATCACCCTCAGGAGGGTGCTTGTTGGACACCGAGCTGCAGTCAATGTCGTAGACTTTGATGACAAGTACATCGTTTCTGCATCTGGGGATAGGACTATAAAG GTATGGAACACAAGTACTTGTGAATTTGTAAGGACCTTAAATGGACACAAACGTGGAATCGCCTGTTTGCAGTACAGAGACAGGCTAGTCGTGAGTGGCTCATCTGACAACACTATCAG attgTGGGACATAGAATGTGGTGCATGCTTACGAGTGTTAGAAGGCCATGAGGAATTGGTGCGCTGTATTCGATTCGATAACAAGAGGATAGTCAGTGGAGCCTATGATGG AAAAATTAAGGTGTGGGATCTTGTAGCTGCTTTGGACCCCCGTGCTCCTGCAGGAACTCTCTGTCTACGGACCCTTGTG GAGCATTCTGGAAGAGTTTTCCGACTCCAGTTTGATGAATTCCAGATTGTCAGTAGTTCACATGATGACACAATTCTCATCTGGGACTTCCTAAATGATCCAGCTGCCCAAGCTGAACCCCCCCGCTCCCCTTCTCGAACATACACCTATATCTCCAGATAA
- the BTRC gene encoding F-box/WD repeat-containing protein 1A isoform X9: MKTENCVAKTKLANGTSSMIVPKQRKLSASYEKEKELCVKYFEQWSESDQVEFVEHLISQMCHYQHGHINSYLKPMLQRDFITALPARGLDHIAENILSYLDAKSLCAAELVCKEWYRVTSDGMLWKKLIERMVRTDSLWRGLAERRGWGQYLFKNKPPDGTAPPNSFYRALYPKIIQDIETIESNWRCGRHSLQRIHCRSETSKGVYCLQYDDQKIVSGLRDNTIKIWDKSTLECKRILTGHTGSVLCLQYDERVIITGSSDSTVRVWDVNTGEMLNTLIHHCEAVLHLRFNNGMMVTCSKDRSIAVWDMASPTDITLRRVLVGHRAAVNVVDFDDKYIVSASGDRTIKVWNTSTCEFVRTLNGHKRGIACLQYRDRLVVSGSSDNTIRLWDIECGACLRVLEGHEELVRCIRFDNKRIVSGAYDGKIKVWDLVAALDPRAPAGTLCLRTLVEHSGRVFRLQFDEFQIVSSSHDDTILIWDFLNDPAAQAEPPRSPSRTYTYISR, encoded by the exons ACAAAACTTGCCAATGGCACTTCCAGTATGATTGTGCCCAAGCAACGGAAACTCTCGGCAAGCtatgagaaggaaaaggaactgTGTGTCAAATATTTTGAGCAGTGGTCAGAGTCCGATCAAGTGGAATTTGTGGAACATCTTATATCCCAAATGTGTCATTACCAACATGGGCACATAAACTCGTATCTTAAACCTATGTTGCAGAGGGATTTCATAACTGCTCTGCCAG CTCGGGGTTTAGATCACATCGCTGAGAACATTCTGTCATACCTGGATGCCAAATCACTATGTGCTGCTGAACTTGTGTGCAAGGAATGGTACCGAGTGACATCTGATGGCATGTTATGGAAGAAGCTCATCGAGAGAATGGTCAGGACAGATTCTCTGTGGAGAGGCCTGGCAGAACGAAGAGGGTG gGGACAGTATTTATTCAAAAACAAACCTCCTGATGGGACTGCTCCTCCCAACTCTTTTTATAGAGCACTTTATCCTAAAATCATACAAGATATTGAG ACAATAGAATCTAATTGGAGATGCGGAAGACATAGCTTACAGAGAATCCACTGCCGAAGTGAAACAAGCAAAGGAGTTTATTGTTTACAGTATGATGATCAGAAGATAGTAAGCGGCCTTCGAGACAACACAATCAAG ATCTGGGATAAAAGCACATTGGAATGCAAGCGAATTCTCACAGGCCACACAGGTTCTGTCCTGTGTCTCCAGTATGACGAGAGGGTGATCATAACTGGATCATCGGATTCCACAGTCAG GGTGTGGGATGTAAATACAGGTGAAATGCTAAACACATTGATTCACCATTGTGAAGCAGTTCTGCACTTGCGTTTCAATAATGGCATGATGGTGACCTGTTCCAAAGACCGTTCCATTGCGGTGTGGGATATGGCCTCCCCAACTGACATCACCCTCAGGAGGGTGCTTGTTGGACACCGAGCTGCAGTCAATGTCGTAGACTTTGATGACAAGTACATCGTTTCTGCATCTGGGGATAGGACTATAAAG GTATGGAACACAAGTACTTGTGAATTTGTAAGGACCTTAAATGGACACAAACGTGGAATCGCCTGTTTGCAGTACAGAGACAGGCTAGTCGTGAGTGGCTCATCTGACAACACTATCAG attgTGGGACATAGAATGTGGTGCATGCTTACGAGTGTTAGAAGGCCATGAGGAATTGGTGCGCTGTATTCGATTCGATAACAAGAGGATAGTCAGTGGAGCCTATGATGG AAAAATTAAGGTGTGGGATCTTGTAGCTGCTTTGGACCCCCGTGCTCCTGCAGGAACTCTCTGTCTACGGACCCTTGTG GAGCATTCTGGAAGAGTTTTCCGACTCCAGTTTGATGAATTCCAGATTGTCAGTAGTTCACATGATGACACAATTCTCATCTGGGACTTCCTAAATGATCCAGCTGCCCAAGCTGAACCCCCCCGCTCCCCTTCTCGAACATACACCTATATCTCCAGATAA